In Thermoproteota archaeon, a genomic segment contains:
- a CDS encoding AbrB/MazE/SpoVT family DNA-binding domain-containing protein: MRVVKVTRKGQVTLPKEIRDMLEIREGDLLLVDLRDGSIILTKGEIPPPGEPIGEEDYRKLVEELDRERARW; this comes from the coding sequence ATGCGCGTAGTGAAGGTGACTAGGAAGGGACAGGTCACCCTACCAAAGGAAATCAGGGATATGCTCGAAATCAGGGAGGGAGATCTCCTGCTGGTGGATTTGAGGGATGGCAGCATTATTCTCACCAAGGGTGAGATACCGCCCCCCGGCGAGCCCATAGGGGAGGAAGATTACAGGAAGCTGGTTGAGGAGCTCGATAGGGAGAGAGCAAGATGGTGA
- a CDS encoding nucleotidyltransferase domain-containing protein → MQEINEIIRAIREWDPEARIILFGSRARGEHLKYSDYDLIVVSKRFEGIPFIRRSALLLKHLYRRGIVMPLELLCYTTEEFERKKEELGVVREAVSYGVEL, encoded by the coding sequence ATGCAGGAGATTAATGAGATCATCAGAGCAATAAGGGAATGGGACCCCGAAGCTAGAATAATACTCTTCGGTTCTAGGGCGAGAGGGGAGCATCTCAAGTACAGCGATTACGATCTTATAGTCGTGTCCAAGAGGTTCGAAGGGATCCCCTTCATTAGGAGGTCAGCGCTGCTCCTTAAACATCTCTACAGAAGGGGAATCGTGATGCCGCTAGAGCTCCTCTGCTATACTACTGAGGAATTTGAGAGGAAGAAGGAGGAGCTGGGTGTGGTCAGAGAGGCTGTGAGTTACGGTGTTGAGCTCTGA